One stretch of Dokdonia sp. Hel_I_53 DNA includes these proteins:
- the secY gene encoding preprotein translocase subunit SecY has protein sequence MKFIDTIKNIWKIDELRNRIILTLTLLLVYRFGAQVVLPGIDASQLGGLQDSTDQGILGLLAAFTGGAFSNASVFALGIMPYISASIVVQLMGIAIPYLQKLQKEGESGRRKINQITRWLTIGICLLQAPGYLAALPALGVPSSAFVMGLTPTFYISSVLILVTGCVFAMWLGEKITDKGIGNGISLLIMVGIIATMPISFVQEWVARVTESNGGLIMILIELVIWFVIILLCILLVMAVRQVPVSYARRTATGAYEKNVFGSRQFLPLKLNASGVMPIIFAQAIMFVPGLIGGASFLAETSAGTWLQANFGNNIFGFWYNLVFALLIIIFTYFYTAITVPTNKMADDLKRSGGFIAGIRPGSETAEYLDRIMSQITLPGSIFLALIAIFPAIAVNVLGMQQGWALFYGGTSLLIMVGVAIDTMQQVNSYLLNKHYDGLMKSGKNRKAVA, from the coding sequence ATGAAATTTATAGATACAATAAAGAATATCTGGAAGATTGATGAGTTAAGGAATAGAATTATTCTTACGCTCACACTTCTCCTCGTATATCGTTTTGGCGCACAGGTAGTTTTACCTGGTATTGATGCTTCACAATTAGGAGGTCTTCAAGATAGTACAGATCAAGGAATATTAGGTTTACTAGCGGCATTTACAGGTGGAGCATTTTCAAATGCTTCTGTATTTGCGCTTGGTATTATGCCTTATATATCTGCTTCAATTGTTGTGCAATTGATGGGGATAGCGATTCCTTATTTGCAAAAATTACAAAAAGAGGGTGAAAGCGGGCGTCGTAAAATCAATCAGATTACTCGATGGTTAACTATAGGCATTTGCTTATTACAAGCACCTGGATATTTAGCTGCACTTCCTGCGCTAGGTGTTCCATCATCTGCCTTTGTAATGGGCTTAACACCTACATTCTATATATCATCTGTTCTAATATTAGTAACAGGATGTGTATTTGCAATGTGGCTTGGAGAGAAAATAACAGATAAGGGAATTGGAAACGGAATCTCATTACTTATAATGGTGGGTATTATCGCTACAATGCCAATATCTTTTGTTCAAGAGTGGGTGGCACGTGTTACTGAATCCAATGGAGGTCTTATAATGATCTTAATTGAATTAGTGATTTGGTTTGTAATTATTCTGCTTTGTATTCTATTAGTTATGGCAGTACGTCAGGTGCCAGTGTCTTATGCTCGTAGAACTGCAACAGGCGCTTATGAAAAAAATGTTTTCGGTAGTCGTCAGTTTTTACCATTGAAGCTTAATGCTTCTGGGGTAATGCCTATCATATTTGCTCAAGCTATAATGTTTGTACCAGGCTTGATAGGAGGAGCAAGTTTTTTAGCAGAGACGTCAGCTGGAACGTGGTTGCAGGCAAATTTTGGAAATAATATTTTCGGATTTTGGTATAATTTAGTTTTTGCATTACTTATCATCATCTTTACTTATTTTTACACCGCGATTACGGTACCTACTAATAAGATGGCAGATGATTTAAAAAGAAGCGGCGGCTTTATAGCAGGAATACGTCCTGGTTCTGAAACTGCTGAATATTTAGATAGAATAATGTCACAAATAACATTACCAGGTTCAATTTTTCTTGCTCTTATCGCTATATTTCCTGCAATTGCAGTAAATGTATTAGGAATGCAACAAGGATGGGCTCTATTCTATGGAGGTACTTCGCTTTTAATTATGGTAGGAGTCGCTATAGATACTATGCAACAAGTAAATTCTTATTTACTTAACAAGCATTATGATGGTCTAATGAAGTCTGGTAAAAACCGTAAAGCAGTAGCATAA
- the rpsH gene encoding 30S ribosomal protein S8 — MNTDTIADFLTRVRNASAANHRVVEIPASNLKKAMTKILFDQGYILSYKFEEGKAQDTIKIALKYDRITKEAVIKDIQRISKPGLRKYASSSEIPRILNGLGIAIVSTSKGVMTGKQAQQQNVGGEVLCYVY, encoded by the coding sequence ATGAATACAGATACTATTGCAGATTTTCTGACACGTGTGCGTAACGCATCGGCAGCAAATCACAGAGTGGTCGAGATTCCAGCATCAAACCTTAAAAAGGCGATGACTAAAATCTTATTTGACCAAGGGTACATCCTAAGTTACAAGTTTGAAGAAGGTAAAGCGCAGGATACTATCAAGATTGCCTTGAAGTACGATCGCATTACTAAAGAAGCAGTAATTAAAGATATCCAAAGAATCAGTAAGCCTGGTTTACGTAAATATGCTTCATCATCAGAGATACCACGTATCTTAAATGGATTGGGTATTGCTATTGTTTCAACTTCTAAGGGAGTGATGACAGGAAAGCAAGCACAACAACAGAATGTTGGAGGAGAGGTACTTTGTTACGTTTACTAA
- the rpmC gene encoding 50S ribosomal protein L29 has product MKQSEVKGLSVAELQEELSKTKRAYMDLKMAHAISPLDNPIQLRGMRRTVARIATELTKREQ; this is encoded by the coding sequence ATGAAACAATCAGAGGTAAAAGGATTATCTGTAGCAGAATTGCAAGAGGAGCTTAGTAAAACTAAAAGAGCCTATATGGATCTTAAGATGGCGCACGCCATCTCTCCACTTGACAATCCTATTCAATTGCGAGGAATGAGACGTACAGTCGCTAGAATCGCAACTGAGTTAACTAAAAGAGAACAATAA
- the infA gene encoding translation initiation factor IF-1 has product MAKQAAIEQDGSIIEALSNAMFRVELENGHVVTAHISGKMRMHYIKLLPGDKVKLEMSPYDLSKARITYRY; this is encoded by the coding sequence ATGGCAAAACAGGCAGCAATAGAACAAGACGGATCCATTATTGAAGCATTGTCTAACGCAATGTTCCGTGTGGAATTAGAAAATGGTCACGTAGTGACAGCGCATATCTCAGGTAAGATGCGTATGCACTATATAAAATTATTACCTGGAGATAAAGTGAAATTAGAAATGAGTCCTTACGATTTGTCAAAGGCTCGCATAACGTACCGTTACTAA
- the rpsD gene encoding 30S ribosomal protein S4, protein MARYTGPKTKIARKFSEAIFGEDKSFEKRNYPPGQHGNNRRRGKKSEYAVQLAEKQKAKYTYGILERQFRNMYDKANRAPGITGEVLLQLCESRLDNVVYRMGISPSRSGARQLVGHRHITVNGNIVNIPSFQVKPGDVIAVREKSKSLEVVTNSLQNANHVYEWITWNNDKKEGTFVAVPQRLQIPENINTQFIVELYSK, encoded by the coding sequence ATGGCAAGATATACTGGTCCCAAAACTAAGATAGCTCGTAAATTTAGCGAAGCAATCTTCGGAGAAGACAAATCTTTTGAAAAAAGAAATTACCCTCCAGGGCAACACGGAAACAACAGACGAAGAGGAAAAAAATCTGAATACGCTGTACAATTAGCTGAAAAGCAAAAAGCAAAGTATACATATGGTATCCTTGAGCGTCAATTTAGAAACATGTATGACAAAGCAAACCGTGCTCCTGGAATTACTGGAGAGGTTTTATTACAACTTTGTGAAAGCCGCTTAGATAATGTAGTATATAGAATGGGGATTTCTCCATCTAGAAGCGGAGCGCGTCAATTAGTTGGACACCGTCATATTACTGTTAACGGGAACATTGTTAACATACCTTCTTTTCAAGTTAAACCTGGTGATGTGATCGCAGTACGCGAAAAATCTAAATCACTTGAAGTAGTTACAAACTCTTTGCAAAATGCAAATCACGTTTACGAGTGGATCACTTGGAACAATGATAAAAAAGAGGGAACATTTGTTGCAGTACCGCAACGTCTTCAAATACCTGAAAATATCAATACACAGTTCATCGTCGAGCTGTACTCTAAGTAA
- the rplF gene encoding 50S ribosomal protein L6: protein MSRIGKNPITVPEGVTVNVADGTVTVKGKLGELTQEYSGIDIKIEDGIITLERESDKKDLRAKHGLYRALIANMIEGVSKGFEKQLELVGVGYRATNQGNKLDLAVGFSHNIVMDIAPEVKVETISEKGKNPIVKLTSHDKQLVGAVAAKIRGFRKPEPYKGKGIKFVGEIIRRKAGKSA from the coding sequence ATGTCAAGAATAGGTAAAAATCCAATTACAGTTCCAGAAGGTGTTACAGTAAACGTAGCAGATGGTACTGTAACAGTTAAAGGAAAATTAGGCGAGCTTACGCAAGAGTATTCAGGTATTGATATAAAAATCGAAGACGGAATTATTACTCTTGAGCGTGAGTCAGATAAAAAAGATCTTCGTGCGAAGCACGGTCTTTATAGAGCTTTGATCGCAAATATGATCGAGGGTGTTTCTAAAGGGTTCGAGAAACAATTAGAACTTGTTGGAGTAGGATATAGAGCAACAAATCAAGGGAATAAACTTGATTTGGCCGTAGGTTTTTCTCACAATATCGTAATGGATATTGCTCCAGAGGTAAAAGTTGAGACAATCTCTGAAAAAGGTAAAAATCCAATTGTGAAGTTAACTTCACATGATAAACAACTCGTAGGAGCAGTTGCGGCAAAAATACGTGGCTTCCGTAAACCAGAACCTTACAAAGGAAAAGGTATCAAGTTTGTAGGAGAGATAATTAGAAGAAAAGCAGGTAAATCTGCATAA
- the rpsN gene encoding 30S ribosomal protein S14: MAKESMKAREVKRAKTVAKYAEKRKALKEAGDYEALQKLPKNASPVRQHNRCKLTGRPKGYMRQFGISRVMFRQMANQGLIPGVKKASW, encoded by the coding sequence ATGGCTAAAGAATCAATGAAAGCCCGCGAGGTAAAGCGCGCTAAGACTGTTGCAAAATACGCTGAGAAACGTAAGGCTTTGAAAGAAGCTGGAGATTACGAGGCTTTGCAAAAGTTGCCTAAAAATGCCTCACCAGTACGCCAACATAATCGTTGTAAACTTACGGGTCGTCCAAAAGGTTATATGCGTCAGTTCGGGATATCACGTGTGATGTTTCGTCAGATGGCTAATCAAGGATTGATACCAGGAGTTAAGAAAGCGAGCTGGTAA
- the rpsM gene encoding 30S ribosomal protein S13, producing MARIAGIDIPKQKRGVIALTYIFGIGKSRAQEILAAANVSEDKKVSDWDDDEIGRIRESVGTFTIEGELRSEVSLNIKRLMDIGCYRGIRHRVGLPLRGQRTKNNSRTRKGKRKTVANKKKATK from the coding sequence ATGGCTAGAATTGCAGGGATAGATATCCCAAAACAAAAGAGAGGTGTAATAGCATTAACTTACATCTTTGGAATCGGAAAGAGTAGAGCTCAAGAAATTCTTGCAGCTGCTAATGTATCAGAAGACAAAAAAGTCTCAGATTGGGATGATGACGAAATAGGTCGTATCCGTGAGTCTGTTGGTACATTTACAATTGAAGGTGAACTTCGTTCTGAGGTTTCTTTGAATATTAAACGATTGATGGACATCGGTTGTTACCGTGGTATTCGTCACCGTGTAGGTCTTCCTTTAAGAGGACAGCGTACAAAGAATAACTCACGTACAAGAAAAGGAAAGCGTAAAACAGTTGCTAACAAGAAGAAAGCAACTAAATAA
- the rplN gene encoding 50S ribosomal protein L14 has translation MLQQESRLRVADNTGAKEVLTIRVLGGTKRRYASVGDKIVVSVKDATPTGQVKKGAVSTAVVVRTKKEVRRPDGSYIRFDDNACVLLNAQGEMRGTRVFGPVARELRDKQFMKIVSLAPEVL, from the coding sequence ATGTTACAGCAAGAATCAAGATTAAGAGTAGCAGATAATACTGGAGCAAAAGAAGTTTTGACGATCCGTGTATTAGGAGGTACCAAGAGAAGATATGCTTCTGTAGGAGATAAAATTGTAGTATCTGTAAAAGATGCCACGCCAACGGGTCAAGTTAAAAAAGGAGCCGTTTCTACAGCAGTAGTTGTTCGTACTAAGAAAGAAGTACGTCGTCCAGATGGATCATATATTCGTTTTGATGATAATGCTTGTGTTCTTTTGAATGCTCAAGGAGAGATGCGCGGTACTCGTGTATTTGGACCAGTAGCAAGAGAGCTTCGTGACAAACAATTTATGAAGATTGTATCATTAGCACCAGAGGTGCTTTAA
- the rpsQ gene encoding 30S ribosomal protein S17 yields the protein MEKRNLRKERVGVVTSNKMQKSIVVAEVKKVKHPMYGKFVLKTKKYVAHDETNDCNEGDTVRIMETRPMSKSKTWRLVEIIERAK from the coding sequence ATGGAAAAAAGAAATTTAAGAAAAGAGCGTGTTGGTGTAGTAACCAGTAACAAGATGCAGAAGTCTATCGTTGTTGCAGAGGTGAAAAAAGTAAAACACCCTATGTATGGAAAATTCGTTTTAAAAACGAAAAAATATGTAGCACACGACGAAACAAATGACTGCAACGAAGGAGATACTGTTAGGATCATGGAGACACGACCTATGAGTAAATCAAAGACTTGGAGACTAGTAGAAATCATTGAAAGAGCTAAGTAA
- the rpsK gene encoding 30S ribosomal protein S11 — translation MAKQTAKKRKVVVESTGEAHITASFNNIIVSLTNKKGDVISWSSAGKMGFRGSKKNTPYAAQTAAEDCAKVAHEAGLRKVKVYVKGPGNGRESAIRAVHNSGIEVTEIIDITPMPHNGCRPPKRRRV, via the coding sequence ATGGCAAAGCAAACTGCAAAAAAACGTAAAGTTGTTGTTGAATCAACAGGAGAGGCTCATATCACTGCTTCTTTTAACAACATCATCGTATCGTTAACGAATAAGAAAGGAGATGTAATCTCTTGGTCATCTGCTGGTAAAATGGGCTTTAGAGGTTCTAAAAAGAACACTCCATATGCTGCTCAAACAGCTGCAGAAGATTGTGCAAAAGTGGCTCACGAAGCGGGTCTTCGTAAAGTGAAAGTATATGTTAAAGGACCGGGTAACGGACGTGAGTCTGCGATACGTGCTGTACATAATAGCGGAATTGAAGTGACAGAAATCATAGATATCACTCCAATGCCACACAATGGATGTCGTCCTCCAAAAAGACGTCGCGTTTAA
- the rplR gene encoding 50S ribosomal protein L18: MALSKSEKRNRIHLRIRKTISGSAERPRLCVFRSNKEIYAQLVDDLNGKTLMAASSRDKDISKDANKTEAAKLVGKAIAEKATKAGVESVVFDRGGYLYHGRIKQLAEGAREGGLKF; this comes from the coding sequence ATGGCATTATCAAAAAGTGAAAAAAGAAATAGAATTCATCTTAGAATTCGTAAGACTATTTCTGGATCTGCGGAGAGACCAAGACTCTGTGTATTTAGAAGTAATAAAGAAATTTATGCTCAGTTAGTTGACGACCTTAATGGTAAAACTCTAATGGCAGCATCATCGCGTGACAAGGATATCTCTAAGGACGCAAATAAAACAGAAGCAGCTAAGCTTGTAGGGAAGGCAATTGCCGAAAAAGCTACAAAAGCAGGTGTAGAGTCTGTAGTATTTGATAGAGGAGGTTACCTTTACCACGGAAGAATTAAACAACTAGCAGAGGGCGCAAGAGAAGGCGGTCTTAAATTCTAA
- the rpmD gene encoding 50S ribosomal protein L30 has protein sequence MAKIKVTKVKSAINRTQNQKRILESLGLRKIGQVKVHENTPNILGMVNKVSHLVSVEEA, from the coding sequence ATGGCAAAAATCAAAGTAACAAAGGTGAAGAGTGCTATTAATCGCACTCAAAACCAAAAGAGAATTTTAGAATCTCTTGGATTGAGAAAAATAGGCCAGGTAAAGGTGCATGAAAATACACCAAACATCCTTGGTATGGTAAATAAAGTTAGTCACTTAGTTTCTGTTGAAGAAGCTTAA
- the rplO gene encoding 50S ribosomal protein L15, producing the protein MELNNLRPAKGAVKKNDSRKGRGQATGQGGTAGRGHKGQKSRSGYSKKIGFEGGQMPLQRRVPKFGFTNINRKEYAGINLDTIQEYVDAGRLENEFSVDNLIEAGLVGKNDLVKILGRGELKAKIKVTAHKFTATAKAAVEAAGGEAVTL; encoded by the coding sequence ATGGAGTTAAATAACTTAAGACCTGCAAAAGGCGCTGTTAAGAAAAACGATAGCCGTAAAGGTCGTGGTCAGGCAACTGGTCAAGGAGGAACAGCTGGTCGTGGACACAAAGGACAAAAATCACGTTCTGGTTATAGCAAGAAAATAGGTTTTGAAGGTGGTCAAATGCCTCTTCAAAGACGTGTTCCTAAATTTGGTTTTACGAATATCAACCGTAAAGAATATGCTGGAATCAACTTAGATACTATACAAGAGTATGTAGATGCTGGTCGTTTAGAGAATGAATTTTCTGTAGACAACTTAATCGAAGCTGGTTTAGTAGGTAAGAATGACCTAGTAAAAATTCTAGGTAGAGGAGAGCTTAAAGCTAAAATCAAGGTAACTGCGCATAAATTTACTGCAACTGCAAAGGCTGCTGTTGAAGCTGCTGGTGGTGAAGCTGTAACTTTATAA
- the ykgO gene encoding type B 50S ribosomal protein L36: MKVRASVKKRSADCKIVRRKGRLYVINKKNPRFKQRQG; this comes from the coding sequence ATGAAAGTAAGAGCATCAGTAAAAAAGAGAAGTGCCGATTGCAAGATCGTTCGTCGCAAAGGCAGATTATACGTAATTAACAAAAAGAACCCTAGGTTTAAACAAAGACAAGGTTAA
- the rpsE gene encoding 30S ribosomal protein S5: protein MYQDYKNVELVKPSGLDLKDRLVGVQRVTKVTKGGRAFGFSAIVVVGDENGVVGHGLGKSKEVASAIAKAVEDAKKNLVRIPLNKATIPHEQKGKYGGARILLLPAAAGTGVIAGGAIRAVLESVGIHDVLSKNQGSSNPHNVVKATFDALLQLRSAETVAKQRGITLDKVFKG, encoded by the coding sequence ATGTATCAAGATTATAAAAACGTAGAGTTAGTAAAGCCAAGTGGCTTGGACTTAAAAGATCGTCTAGTAGGCGTTCAGCGTGTTACTAAGGTAACTAAAGGAGGTAGAGCTTTTGGATTTTCTGCGATTGTTGTTGTAGGAGATGAAAATGGAGTAGTAGGTCACGGATTAGGAAAATCTAAGGAAGTTGCTTCTGCAATTGCAAAGGCTGTAGAAGATGCTAAGAAAAATTTAGTACGCATTCCGTTAAATAAAGCTACCATTCCACATGAGCAAAAAGGGAAATATGGTGGAGCTCGTATATTGTTATTACCTGCTGCTGCGGGTACTGGTGTGATTGCTGGTGGTGCAATACGTGCGGTTCTTGAATCAGTTGGTATACATGATGTGCTTTCTAAAAACCAAGGATCTTCTAACCCTCATAACGTAGTAAAAGCAACTTTTGATGCGTTATTACAACTAAGAAGTGCTGAGACGGTTGCGAAGCAACGAGGTATCACACTTGATAAAGTGTTTAAAGGATAA
- the rplX gene encoding 50S ribosomal protein L24: protein MTKLKIKTGDTVKVIAGDHKGSEGKVVKVFIEKNKAIVEGVNMVKKHEKPSAANPQGGIKEKEAPIQISNLSLMDKDGKTTRVGYRMEGDKKVRFAKSNNEII, encoded by the coding sequence ATGACAAAGCTTAAAATAAAAACTGGAGATACTGTAAAGGTTATTGCTGGAGATCATAAAGGATCAGAAGGTAAGGTTGTTAAAGTATTTATAGAAAAGAACAAAGCAATCGTTGAGGGTGTAAATATGGTGAAGAAGCATGAAAAGCCTAGCGCCGCAAATCCTCAAGGTGGAATTAAAGAAAAAGAAGCGCCTATTCAAATTTCAAACTTATCGCTTATGGATAAGGACGGTAAAACTACTCGTGTAGGTTACCGTATGGAAGGAGATAAAAAGGTACGCTTTGCAAAGTCTAACAACGAAATAATATAG
- the rplE gene encoding 50S ribosomal protein L5: protein MGYVPRLKQEFQDRVAPALIEEFGYKNVMQVPRLNKIVVSRGVGAAVADKKLVENAVDELTVITGQRAISTMSKKDVATFKLRKGMPIGAKVTLRGERMYEFLDRLVTSALPRVRDFNGINATGFDGRGNYNMGVEEQIIFPEINIDRIKKIDGMNITFQTSAQTDKEAKSLLAELGLPFKKN from the coding sequence ATGGGATACGTACCAAGACTAAAGCAAGAGTTTCAAGACCGCGTGGCACCAGCTCTTATTGAAGAGTTCGGATATAAAAACGTTATGCAGGTACCACGTCTCAACAAGATAGTAGTATCTCGTGGAGTTGGAGCTGCGGTTGCAGATAAAAAATTAGTTGAAAATGCTGTTGATGAGCTTACTGTTATCACAGGGCAGAGAGCTATCTCAACAATGTCTAAGAAGGATGTTGCAACATTTAAACTACGTAAGGGAATGCCTATTGGTGCTAAAGTAACTTTACGAGGGGAGCGTATGTATGAGTTTTTAGATAGACTTGTGACTTCTGCTTTACCACGTGTAAGAGACTTTAATGGAATTAATGCAACTGGATTTGATGGTCGCGGAAATTACAATATGGGTGTAGAAGAACAAATTATCTTCCCTGAGATCAATATTGACAGAATTAAGAAAATTGATGGTATGAACATTACTTTTCAAACTTCTGCTCAAACTGATAAAGAAGCAAAATCATTACTTGCAGAATTAGGGTTACCTTTTAAAAAGAATTAA